From Natrinema amylolyticum, the proteins below share one genomic window:
- a CDS encoding RICIN domain-containing protein: MERKRDPRDSTESANDRTPTAGGRTPNRRAALQTIGLAITGTTLGATTMTERATARTATETAADFDPKTWQSDAVPETPIRELSFPGTHHAAMVDTDPESPEYWDCQTREVYAQLCDGIRFLDVRVESQGDGDETEFYGHHSSRTGRSLDREVFPQISRYLAEVDDAGASELVLLKLSHFRDAGTFSDEGFESDDWTALSDLLRREFGEYAIDLGSMTSTDELLAATPSDYDGPRIAIFHRTLDDHDSPLSLPSFTDRFADWVSSFYPDTSTPGDVLAGGVTNEHATASTLGETQWIIRAPTDLYEGGQTTNAMLPLYEQVVRADRDSNPNLVRVDYYETSEIVSLCRRLSLDGLHGPMDGSMPLEDGDYSLRSVATGNVIEVANADESDGTDAVEADWTGDSHQRFTIRSNDDGTYRLEAAHSGKVLGVEGAGTDDGAAVTQQSWRGTDRQRWYAVALEDGPYCFINANSGRVLDGDRSSEAVIQWHWTGDSNQRWELVERDTR; the protein is encoded by the coding sequence ATGGAACGAAAACGCGATCCGAGAGACTCGACGGAATCAGCGAACGACCGCACGCCGACGGCCGGCGGGCGGACACCGAACCGACGGGCCGCGTTGCAGACGATCGGCCTCGCGATCACCGGAACGACGCTGGGAGCGACGACGATGACTGAGCGAGCGACCGCGCGGACGGCGACGGAGACGGCGGCAGATTTCGATCCGAAGACGTGGCAAAGCGACGCCGTCCCGGAGACGCCGATCCGCGAGTTGAGTTTCCCCGGGACCCATCACGCCGCGATGGTCGACACGGACCCGGAGTCGCCGGAGTACTGGGACTGTCAGACGAGGGAGGTCTACGCGCAACTGTGCGACGGGATTCGGTTCCTCGACGTCCGCGTCGAATCACAGGGAGACGGCGACGAGACGGAATTTTACGGCCACCACTCCTCCAGGACGGGCCGCTCGCTGGATCGCGAGGTCTTCCCCCAGATTTCGCGGTATCTCGCCGAGGTCGACGACGCCGGCGCGTCGGAGCTCGTCCTCCTCAAACTCTCTCACTTCCGGGACGCCGGTACCTTCAGCGACGAGGGGTTCGAGTCGGACGACTGGACCGCGCTGTCCGACCTCCTCAGACGGGAGTTCGGCGAGTACGCGATCGATCTCGGATCGATGACGAGCACCGACGAACTGCTCGCGGCGACGCCGTCGGACTACGACGGACCGCGGATAGCGATCTTCCATCGAACGCTCGACGACCACGACAGTCCGCTCTCGCTGCCCTCGTTCACCGATCGGTTCGCCGACTGGGTCTCGAGTTTCTATCCCGACACGTCGACGCCGGGCGACGTCCTCGCGGGCGGCGTCACGAACGAGCACGCGACCGCGTCGACGCTCGGCGAGACGCAGTGGATCATTCGCGCACCGACCGATCTCTACGAGGGCGGCCAGACGACGAACGCGATGCTCCCGCTGTACGAGCAGGTCGTCCGAGCGGACCGCGATAGCAATCCGAACCTCGTCCGCGTCGATTACTACGAGACCTCCGAGATCGTCTCGCTCTGCCGGCGATTGAGCCTCGACGGACTCCACGGGCCGATGGACGGCAGTATGCCGCTCGAGGACGGCGATTACTCGCTACGGTCCGTCGCGACGGGGAACGTCATCGAAGTCGCGAACGCCGACGAGAGCGACGGGACCGACGCGGTCGAAGCTGACTGGACCGGCGACAGCCACCAGCGGTTCACGATTCGATCGAACGACGACGGCACGTACCGTCTCGAAGCGGCACACAGCGGCAAGGTCCTCGGCGTCGAAGGGGCCGGCACCGACGACGGCGCAGCCGTCACCCAGCAGTCGTGGCGCGGGACGGACCGCCAGCGGTGGTACGCCGTCGCGCTCGAGGACGGACCGTACTGTTTCATCAACGCGAACAGCGGCCGGGTCCTCGACGGTGACCGATCGAGCGAGGCCGTCATCCAGTGGCACTGGACGGGCGACTCGAACCAGCGGTGGGAGCTCGTCGAACGAGACACTCGCTGA
- a CDS encoding ABC transporter ATP-binding protein encodes MVRVSYEDVTKRYGTEIGVDGVDITIEDGEFAVLLGPSGCGKTTTLRSLAGLTDPSDGRILVDGSDVTDTHPKNRDIAMVFQELALYPHMGVAENIGYPLKVAGVAETTRRERVEDVAETLGIADLLERSTDELSGGQRQRVAIGRAIVRRPSVFLMDEPLASLDAKLKVEMRNEIKKLQRELGVTTLYVTHDQEEAMTLGDKLIVMCDGEVQQVGTPHEVYHDPENRFVAGFIGSPSMNFLRVRRATGGSQRLVGADGTEESDDFSIRYDGVPASVDGTEPFVLGVRPQYFDVSQSPADGTARARVTVTEPMGDEQLLTVAVPELDDRELTVRVPISVDVTRGDSVWLGVDDRAFVFDDETGDRIQRVDRRVASPVPRNAQ; translated from the coding sequence ATGGTTCGCGTAAGCTACGAGGACGTGACGAAGCGGTACGGTACCGAAATCGGCGTCGACGGCGTCGATATCACGATCGAAGACGGCGAGTTCGCGGTCCTGCTCGGACCGAGCGGGTGCGGCAAGACGACGACGCTCCGGAGCCTCGCGGGGCTCACCGACCCGTCCGACGGACGGATTCTCGTCGACGGGTCGGACGTGACCGATACCCACCCGAAAAACCGCGACATCGCGATGGTATTCCAGGAACTCGCGCTCTACCCGCACATGGGCGTCGCGGAAAACATCGGTTACCCACTCAAAGTAGCAGGGGTCGCAGAGACGACGCGCCGCGAACGGGTCGAAGATGTCGCCGAAACACTCGGCATCGCCGACCTGCTCGAGCGATCGACGGACGAACTGAGCGGCGGTCAGCGCCAGCGGGTCGCCATCGGCCGCGCCATCGTCCGGCGGCCCAGCGTGTTCCTGATGGACGAACCGCTGGCGAGTCTCGACGCGAAACTGAAAGTCGAGATGCGAAACGAGATCAAGAAACTGCAGCGCGAGCTCGGGGTCACGACGCTGTACGTCACGCACGATCAGGAGGAGGCGATGACGCTCGGAGACAAACTGATCGTCATGTGCGACGGCGAGGTCCAGCAGGTGGGGACGCCGCACGAGGTCTATCACGACCCCGAAAACCGCTTCGTCGCGGGCTTTATCGGCAGCCCGAGCATGAATTTCCTCCGCGTCCGCCGCGCGACCGGCGGGTCACAGCGGCTCGTCGGGGCCGATGGGACCGAGGAGTCCGACGACTTCTCGATCCGATACGACGGCGTTCCCGCGTCCGTCGACGGGACCGAGCCGTTCGTTCTCGGCGTCCGTCCGCAGTACTTCGACGTGTCCCAGTCGCCGGCCGACGGGACGGCCCGCGCCCGCGTCACGGTCACGGAACCGATGGGAGACGAGCAGCTACTGACGGTCGCGGTCCCCGAACTGGACGACCGAGAACTGACCGTCCGCGTTCCGATCAGCGTCGACGTCACGCGCGGGGACTCCGTGTGGTTGGGGGTCGACGACCGCGCGTTCGTCTTCGACGACGAAACCGGGGACCGAATCCAGCGCGTCGACCGCCGCGTCGCGTCGCCGGTCCCGAGAAACGCCCAGTGA